In the Leifsonia sp. 466MF genome, one interval contains:
- a CDS encoding LacI family DNA-binding transcriptional regulator, producing MAVRLQDVAEHAGVSMKTVSNVVRNYAHVSPAMRERVQRAIDELGYRPNIMGRRLATGRTGLLALAFADVTLPYFAELARVVADEAERRGYRVLLEQTEGTIEGERAVVSAGESGLVDGMIFQPSVMNSAELAQSRTDIPLVVLGENAAPLTVDRIMIDNVEAARTATEHLLSLGRKRIAFAGHESARPTRTSKLRIAGYQQALEDAGITPEPELLISSIAVSAGNAVRAVGAALDAGLRFDGLVCRDDLAAIGALRALQERGIHVPDDVAVTGWDNTPMTAVTYPSITSVAPDMRGLASRAVEMLLERVGGFDGMGRHELAPFSLVTRESAPALP from the coding sequence ATGGCCGTCAGGCTTCAGGATGTGGCGGAGCACGCGGGCGTGTCCATGAAGACCGTCTCGAACGTGGTCCGCAACTACGCGCACGTCAGCCCGGCGATGCGGGAGCGTGTGCAGCGCGCGATCGACGAGCTCGGCTACCGCCCCAACATCATGGGACGCCGCCTCGCGACGGGCCGGACCGGGCTTCTGGCCCTGGCGTTCGCCGACGTGACGCTGCCCTACTTCGCCGAGCTCGCGCGTGTGGTCGCCGACGAGGCGGAACGTCGCGGCTACCGCGTGCTGCTGGAGCAGACCGAGGGGACGATCGAGGGTGAGCGTGCGGTCGTCTCCGCGGGCGAGTCCGGCCTGGTCGACGGAATGATCTTCCAGCCGAGCGTCATGAACTCCGCCGAGCTGGCGCAGTCGCGCACCGACATCCCCCTGGTCGTCCTGGGCGAGAACGCCGCCCCGCTGACCGTCGACCGCATCATGATCGACAACGTGGAGGCCGCCAGGACGGCGACGGAGCACCTGCTGTCGCTCGGCCGGAAGCGGATCGCGTTCGCCGGCCACGAGAGCGCGCGCCCGACGCGGACGTCGAAGCTCCGCATCGCCGGATACCAGCAGGCGCTCGAGGACGCGGGCATCACCCCCGAGCCGGAGCTGCTGATCTCGAGCATCGCCGTGTCGGCGGGCAACGCGGTGCGCGCGGTCGGCGCCGCCCTCGACGCCGGACTGCGGTTCGACGGCCTGGTCTGCCGCGACGACCTCGCCGCCATCGGCGCCCTGCGCGCCCTGCAGGAGCGCGGCATCCACGTGCCAGACGACGTCGCGGTGACGGGATGGGACAACACGCCGATGACGGCGGTCACCTACCCGTCGATCACCTCGGTCGCGCCGGACATGCGCGGGCTCGCGTCGCGCGCGGTGGAGATGCTCCTGGAGCGCGTCGGCGGATTCGACGGCATGGGCCGGCATGAGCTCGCGCCCTTCTCGCTGGTCACCCGCGAGAGCGCGCCGGCTCTCCCCTGA